The sequence CTGTGCAGCATTGAGTATAAAAGAAATGTGGTTAGTTCAATTTCAACACCTGGGGGGGGATTATGCAAAACGAAGATTTCTAAAAATCGGTTCCGCCACACTAGCGTGCAGGCACCTATTCCATGGAATTCAGCTGTGGCAAAGTCATCAAGTCCGCCGTGAACAATGTATGCGAAGGTTCTCAAGCAATGTAGTATGCATGGGCTGACATGCTGCCCCTATTTTTATTATGAATCACTTTATTGGCAATTGATATATAAATATGGTAGGGTTTGAACAATCTAttatatcttattatttggggAACAAAAAGAGCCTTCACGTTTGCTCTCATGGCCTAGAAAATCTTACGTTAATCGGggaaaataagagaaattacccaccactgccattacgataatattagtccaaaataccctttcaccaaaataaaaattacccaccactgccactgTGATAAATATTCgtccaaaaaataaaaattcaatATTCCCATTATtgaaaattaaatttaaaatatctTTTTACTATGTACAGTATAAATTATAAAtgtatactattaataaaaaactaaagacaacaaaaaatattaaatcAGAATAGGAATAGTTAGatgtaaaatattattaaagcttAACAAAGCAAATTGTTACTATGATagacaaaatttgaattgtTTTTACCAACACTATTTACAATAATGAAgaggatgatgtatggtaagaAATAgtaaattttttctaaaaatagtaAAGATATAAAGacatataaatttttgaattttcaatactaactGCGCAAAGTAGCGGAGCTTGTGCCTAGTTCTTATAAGACCAGCAGAAAAGCTCAAAACTCTCGCATCAAAAATATTGGATGTGCATATTTCCATCGTTACTCTGACTAAACACCTGGAGTTAGGCACTCCACTTTGATCATCGGACTATAGAACACATGTTTGTGTGTTGCTTTCATCCAGCAGAGATGCTCTAGTGCAGGCCTGGGAGGCAACAGAAATTAACACTAAGCATATTTGATGAACCGTGTGCACTCTCCCAAACAAATAGCCAAGTCCAGCTCCACACGCCATTGCCGCCGTTGAAGTATGGTATGTGATTTGGGTGGTACTAGCCAACTAACGACACAAAGAGACCGAATGAACATAATCACAGCTCTTGCCACGAATGAAGAAATGAATGCAAATATACTACCACACACCATTGTGTTCCATGCCTGGGAGATGAACAGTAAATGAGTTTTTTTTAAGATTCTACAAGAAGTGGAGCAGCTACTAATTTGTCGTTAGTTACCAACTAACAGTGAAGTATTACTGCTGATGACTTCACTAGTGAAATGGCGTAAACATTCTTTCAAATATGGATGAAGACATCGTCTTTAATGAGTTAATTACCAAGTCAAACAAAGTGAAATGGATCTCTGATTCCATGGACAAAATTATGCCTCAATAATTATCATGTTTTCAAAGGAATGACCACCGGCATGCATATTGATATAGGGAAATATAGGGGTGGGAGGCAAAGGAAATTTTGTATCTTCATTAACAGTGCATTTCAGCACTAGTCGTTTGGAAGAGCAGAAGGGTCTGTATCCAAGGAACGCCTTATCTAATATCCACAGAGTTGCCAAAGGATGTCGGGccaattggttccggcagtccGGCGGCGCTCCGGAGGTCGTGGGTTCGATCCCCGGAATGGGTGAATTTCCGCCTCCGGTTAGAAAACCCCCCTCGCCTGCCtcatgtccaaagcactgtggagcccagcctaactcacaaggcgacggccccccgtgtacgggtggggcaggggttcgggggttttcttggcccgctgtgagaaggtcattccacctctcaaacaatgccatgggggcggtcttaccccccgcaggtcaagttttttctAATATCCACAGAGTTTGTTGGTACCCCTGTTCAGGTGTTCAGGTGTCCATTCAATCTTGAGTGGGGATGGGTCTTGGCTGCAatgttctgattttttttcttcagatgaGAGggaaatttcttttttttttgggtatcTCTAGAGGAATGATTCTCATTTAATCTCAAAACATGTCCAAAACGTGAACCATTCTATAAGCAACGTGTTTTTTTAGCTGCCGTGAGACTCCTGCAGTCCAGAGTTCAAGATGTTCGCTTGATGCAGAGAGAATCAAGGTTTGTCCACTGTTAACTGTACTCATCAAGGTTTTCAATGTACCAGCTATATCAATCGGTCCAATCATTTTCCTCTAAATTAGTAAAACTAAGACGCATGCCGAGACGGCTGAGCAGCACCCACCTTTCTGTAGCAGAACATTTTAGCTTCTAACAATGAACATATGAATATATTGGCAACACCACGAATAAAAACGGTCCACGTCAGGAGCTGCTATCCTATGAAAGTTGCTAGGGCTCCCAGCAACACCAAAAATTAGTCGACAAATTAGCTTTAACATTTTTTGAGCAAAGACTTAGCTTTAACGACTGTACCGTTCTTGTGTGCCTGAGAGAAGCACGAAGAAAGTTCACGTGCTGGGGTCAGAACTCGCAGCTGATTGGCATCTGTTGCCGGAAAAGCAAAACAACAAGCCAAATGGGCTTAGCTGTGGGCAGCGCTGGATAATTTATTGGCGGTGCTCCGAAGGTGATCCTTTATAAGACCAGCACAGAAGCTCACAATTGTCGCATCAAACAGGGTTACATATAAGTATTTCCATCGTCACTCTGTAGGCTGAGATGACTGAACACCTGCAGTTACACTCCAGTTTGATTGTCGGACTATAGAAGACATGTTTGTGTGTTGCTTTCGTCGACCAGAGATGCTCTAGTGTAGGTCTGGGAGGCAACAGGAGCTTAACATTAAGCTTATCAGATGAACCATGTGCACTCCTAACCAAATAGCCAAATCCAGCTCCACACGCCATTGCCATTGAAGTATGCTATGTGATTTGTGTGGTACTAGTCAACTAAGGACAAAGGGGCCGAATGAACATAATCACAGCTCTTGCCGCAAATGAAGAAATAATGAATTTAATGCAAATATACAACAACACACCATTGTGTTCCATGCCTGGGAGATGAACAGTGAAGGAGTTTTTTCTTTGATCGTACAAGAAGTGGACCAGCTACTAATTTGTCGTTAGTTACCAACTAACAGTGAAGTATTACTGCTGATGACTTCACTAGTGAAATGGCGTAAACATTCTTTCAAATAAGGATGAAGACATCGTCTCTAATGAGTTAATTACCAAGTCAATCAAAATGAAGTGGATCTCTGATTCCTTGGACAAAATTGTGCCTCAATAATTATCCTGTTTTCAAAAGAATGGGTACCGGTGTGCATATTGATATAGTCTACATGAACTTGTTAGCTAGTGCTCGCCATGTTTTTGTTCTCTGTGGTGTTGCATGGACGTGAATGCAAGATCCCTGCATCATTGAACCAGGTTTAATTTTTCTCTGGTGTATGCTGTACGTAATTAACAAGGGCCAATAATTATAGCTGCACAAGAATTTAGAACCAAGTATATCAACCTGTGACTTGTTGACATCTTGTAATCCTGGGTCCAACAGTCATAATAGATATCCAAAAATCATTTCACGAGACCACTAAACTAGCTGGATCCCTGTGAAAGGCATAATAAAGGAAACAGTCACCATGAATTAACTCTTTACGGAATACTTTCTGGCAACACAAAGACCTGATCTAGTAAATTCGTGGTACCTTTACATTGTCATTCGAAAGCTCCGCTCTTAACACTACCACAGAACTGGTCATCAATGCCGGCTCATCAGTGCCGGTTCGGCGGGAGCCGGCATTGAACCAACCTCACTGCCGGTTCAATCGGGGGCGCGCCAAAAAAATTGGGGGAATCCCGTCAAACCGGCAGTGACATATGAATTCACAGCCGGTTGTGCACAATAACCGGCAGTGAAACATTCACTGCCGGTTCTTTACAGGAACCGGCAGTGGCCCtagaataaacaaacaaagcGTTCTTTGAGATTTTTTTCCAGGACTTGAACTTTAGTACCGTACCGCTGAGCAAAGGAGATGAAGACTGACTTAAATAGGGAGAGGTGCTTACAGGTGCCAGGATGAGTTCGAGGATCGGGGGCGGGTGCATTCTAGCTTATGTTCCTGTTCGCCCTGGAACATGAACTCGAATGCATCCTCTCCCGCATCCTCGATCTCAACCCTTTTTGGTTGTTCCCCTTTTTTGCTGTTCAAACAATTCCACTATGAAAAAACATGAACTCATCGAATGCATCCTCTCCGGCGTCCTCGATCTCATCAGCTGACGCGCTTCAAAAGACTGACATTCATCCATCACCACTTCACCAGTCCAATGTATTGCACTTCCTATACATGGAACTTCAATAGACTGGAACTTAATTCTTCTAGGGTCAATCCTGCAACACCTCCCAAATCTTGCACCTCATCCTTAGTGCATATCCATCCATATGGATAACCTCTCCCCCACCCTAAACCCTACAGACCCTCCCATACAAGTAACATTGTAGCAAATGCATATTAGGAAGTCAAACCTCATTCAGACTCATCATTATGTACTAGGGTCTCATTATTTCAGTAACATATGGCAATGTTGCACAAAGCAGAATTTTATTACTCCTATTTGTTAAATTACGCAAGTGCAGCTCCCACATTACCTGAAGCAGTTATTCTAAGAGTCGCATGCCTCTGATCAGATTCTTTCATTCCATTTGAGAAAAGCTAAAAGAGAATGAAATAAATGTTGTTAGCTAGTTAATTAGACCACAATTGCAGTTATTTTCAGTGCAATCCAGAAAATAGTAGATACCTTGTAAAAGAAAGGGCTCTTTGCAGCTAAAATTGCAGAGCTGATATAGATAGACTTTACTTTCAAAATCTGAGTACATTCCATACTCCAGGATGAATCACTGCTTTCTCCATCCTCACCAGGCAAAGAGAAGATCCAATAAAATGAATGCATCACAAATACAACAAGAGAAGAAAATGGTGCGTTGTGGTATTAGAAGATAGCAGTTCTGCTATTAAGTGTTAAAAAACTTAGAGAATGAGTTACTCGGAATGCAAAATTCATATCTCGACAAATGAAAGCAACCAAGTAGGCGCACCAATCTTCCATGTGAAAAGTAAATGGGGAACAAATGTGTTGATTATTACTATAACAGTAGCACAGAATAAATGTAGAGTCTTGGCTGCTTCAAGTACTTTAAGGAAGCTAAATATCCCGAggaaattgattgaaaaaaagTTACTTCTAACTATCTGTTAGAGTCGTAACTTGTATACACTATTCCTTAATCCCGATTGAGGCATTGAGGTTTCTTGATTCAAGCACTTAAGCCTGAAACTTACGTAATCTCTAGTTCAATTGTGCTACTTAAGTGATTACTGTGTTTGCTACCAGTAGTTAGCTCTTGCCACCATATTGGACAACTTCAATACAGTTGAACTAGTTAGCCAACACATTGTGCCAGTAGACAGTAGTAaacttgaaaagaaaaaaaaaatcatcagcaCTATCAAATTTAACAGACCCTGAATATTTCAACGTAGAAAATGTTATAGAGTTTATTATATTTATGCAGGTTCTTTGTCCTAAACCCAAAAGGTCAAATATTTGATAGCAGAAGTTAAATTGAACTGACCATCTTGCTTAATATCAGGTGGAGATTCTTCTATCATAGCTACAGGCTCCTCATTGCCTTCCTCATAGGTATCACATTCTTCAGCTTCAACTTTGCAGTTTGCTCCCGATTCTGGGGCCATAAGATGGCAGTGCAAAAGTTTTTCAAAATGTCTTACACATAAACAAATACTTCAAGATCACGCATAACTATGAACACGTAAAATAGGAACAAAGTACAAATCACAGTAAACAGTGCAGAGATAGTAAATGCCAAGGCATGATCAGCGTATTTAAATAGGGttaattggattcatgccattatAATTTTCCGAGTTCACTGATCtaccattacaattcacctatttcgaaccgtgccattacaatttccTATCTCTTTCAAACATACCACTACATACCCCTTCGACCTGTTTTTTAAAATTTGTGGACCAAAATACCcttgaccttcttcttcctctcatcccttctctctctctcctctctccatgGTAGGATATGCCGGCACCGCCCCTGCCCCCGGGCTCATGCCCCTCGCCGACCGGctaatgctgctgctgctgtgcggcggctgctgctggaccgggcggcgggcgcgcagAGTAGCTCGGCGTGGGACAGATGACGTGGGAAGGCCGCGCAGCAGCGGCGCACTATTATTCTTGGCTGGCGTCGAGGACGGGCACGGCCGGGCGTCGTGCGGAGCGAGGCCGCGATGCTGCTGCGGCAGCGGAATCAGGCGGATCGGCTTCCTGTCCGGCGGAATCGACGAAATTACCAGAGCATCTCATAAATGGATTGGTGACCGCGCCAAGCTCGATTTGATGTCCAAATCGACAATAATGCCTGACAGCTTTATCGATTTGAGGTTGCTATGGTGCAGGGCTTCACGAGCACCTGGGCCCGTAGGCGTAGGCAAGGAATCCCAGCTCGACGCGAGCCCCCtgcgccgaccggctgctgctgctgctgctgtgtggcggctgctgctggaCCGGGCAGTGGGCGCGCAGAGCAGCTCggcatcgccggcgacggcgcggaccTTGCCTACCTCCACGCCCGCGGCATCATCCAGCGTAGGATggaagggcggcggcagcgatgcATGAGCACggtcagggcggcggcggtggccatcggaagaagtggattggggaagaaagggaagaagaagctGGTGGCCGGCCAGACTGCCTCCTCGGGCCCCGCCCCAGGCCAatagcagccgccgccgccgcccagcagtagcagcagcagtcgGTCGGCAAGGGGCATAGGCCCAGGGGCGCGGAGCAGCGGATGCTGGTGGCGGCCCCCACATCGTCTGCCGGGGGGGCGGATCTGCCTGGGCCATGGAGAAGGAGGCaggaaggagaagagagaggagtgagaggaggaagaagacgagggTATTTTGGTCCACAAATTCTCAGAAACACGTCGAAGGGGTACGTAGTGGTATGTTTGGAAGAAATgtgaaattgtaatggcacggtttgaaataggtgaattgtaatggcagatcAGTGAACTtggaaaattgtaatggcatggatCCAATTAACCCATTTAAATAATACCATTCAAGAATCAAGATCAATGACTAAATATTAAAGATGAGTGCCAGTTGGGAGTCAGATTAGATGCTAACAGTGATCAGTTGACTTAAAATATGCTGAGATAGAAACTAACATAGGGATGAACATAGGGATGTCAGGCACAAATGGCCCTAACATCCGCCAGTGAGCCTAAACATTGATGTTTATGACTGCCTAATGGgtctctgaaaaaaaaaattgaacccTAACTGAATTAAGAGACAAAAATATATCAATAATATATTGCTCAGAAGTCAGAACGTACATTCTGGTGAAAATTCTAGTCGTGTACTTTCAACTATGACAAATGAGAATGTCCATTCACATATCAGCCACCAAAATGGCGAAATTTTGACTGTACACATTCTCAAAGGGAGTATTTCTAATCTTTACAACTTTTTCCTAATATTTACAACTTTGAAGTGCTAATGGGTAAGCTCATATTCTTGAGAAACCAATGCCAAATATATATGCATTTGTCTCCTATTTCCTCAAGAAACAATACTTCATTTTTCATGTTTTATTTCTATGGCCTTATGCACAGTTTCTAATTTATCTTTTAATTCCTTGTCCATAGTTCAAACAAGTAAAAGCCCTAATTAgcacatttcacaaatatattcttttttttttgctaatggcatcatttgtTGTAGTTGTTGAAATCCTCTTACATCATATAGCAAACATCCAGGCGTAATATTAAGACATACATAAATTTCTGTGCAGTATACTTCATAATTACAAAGCATGACTAGGACAAAATAACAGATTGTGAAGTACAATTGTTGAGTCAATCAAGCTATTCGAGAACCATGTGCACTACTAAAAACTATGCAAGGACAACACCTAACCAACTATTGAAGAGCATTTCATTCTGATGAACAGGTCACAACGTCAAACATCACACGATTTCCCTAAAAGTACAGAATATCTCAAAAATTACAGAAACATTTGAACTTCTTGACATCAGAAAAGTAGTGTGGAGTGCAAATGAATGATCATCCGATGGCTGTCATTTAAGCAGCAACAGCCAAAGGAATGACATCCCTAATTCCAAACTGTGCTCAATCAATTGGGAATGCCACAGGTTCAGTTGCAATGTGTGGATATTGTTCATAAACTTATGTGTATGCAAATCATATTACAGGCATCGATCAAGGTGAGGCATACAAATAAGTACTAGTTTGCACATATCCAATTCAGAGCTCAATAAGATCGTACGAATACTGTAGAATAAATCACCCAAAGAAGACCTGTCAGTTAAAATCGCCCTTCAACATCCCTTATAAACTACACCAGTTAAAGCCCATTTCATTGACATAAGAAATGTATGCTCTGATACAAGTACAATCTGAGTTCCCGTTGCAGCAACTAAAGAGGTTCAAAAGACAATGATTGCCCCGCATTTCACAGCTTCGATTAAAAGGAAAAGTGCCTTACCAACCTTAAGGTCAAAGGCTTTACCACCTAAAGCCCGAGCACACGGTCAGGTCAAATCAAATCAACTCAAAAGGTAAGCACCTTCCCGTTCCTTTACCCCCACCAAACGCATGGAACAATTTAATTCAATTCGAACAAACACAGCCGTCCCCCAATTCCGAATCCACGCCGAATTCGCGACTTGTCGACGGCGAAAGAAGAAGACTCGAAGAGGGAGGAAATCGGGAATCCTCGCTCACCTTTGCCGCGTCGGAGCTCctcccgtcgccgcttgcgttGGCGCGCCCAGTCGGCGAGCGATGAGcagccctcgccggcggcgcccttgGCCCCGGGGGCATCGTCCCCGGCGACAATCTCGATCTGCAGCACCCGGTCCGAGAAGTTGACCGAGTTGAAGGCGAACTCGAAGCTCGGCCCCCCGCTCGCCCGCGAGAAGTCCGGGTCCATCCctctgcttcctcctcctcctcgaacCAATCAACCACGCGACTCGCCTCGCCTCACCTCTGAcgcgcggccgccgcagcagccaTCGACGGGGCAGACGGAGGCCAAACCCCAACCCTAGCGAAGCTTGGACAAGGGAATCGCGATGCGGGTGCGGGAGAGCGAGCAGGTTGTGTGGAGACTGGAGAAGGGGGTAGATctgggcatgggctgcccgacccgacggacccgacccaatccgcccgaaaatagcccgatccgacccgaagagtttgatgggcgggctcgggtcaaaatttttgacccggtatgactgATGGGCCGGGTAAGGactaaaaattttgacccgaaacccaaaaaacccgaaggaacccgatattttacataggcccggctcgacccgaacccgacccgacccgactggctgtcgggtcgggtgcgggctcaattttacagcccggccaccgggtcaggtcgggcacgggccgctagAAAAAACACCGGGCTTTTTTTGGTCCGACCCAaacccgacccggcccggagGATGCCCAGGTCCAGGGGGGAGGAGACCAACAGGAACAAGAGAACCGTAGCGGAACGAGCGGAGCCGTGGAGGGGGCAACTTCGCGATAAGGAGATATCCAGGGGGCGTAAATGCGAATCTGAGGCAAGAAAAAGGACAGCCGAACAAGACGGGGTAAATTCGTACCCTCCGGTGGGGCCAGCGGATAAACACACTTCAGGCTCTCCGCACTCGTCACTCTCCAAATTCACTCTGTAAAAAGAATATTCCTGcctggtcatcgagattctcctCTCTATATTCAGTTTTGCTGCACCCGTTCACTCTCTATATCTccactctataccaactaccagcaGACGGGCCCACAGGTCAGATTTTTTTTACCCCTGTCGGCGTCCTCTCTCTCcccgctctctctctcgttctcctcccctgctccccccgccggcacgccgccccctctcctgcgccctcccgccggcgcggcgccccctcctgctcccttctcctccctcc comes from Panicum virgatum strain AP13 chromosome 4K, P.virgatum_v5, whole genome shotgun sequence and encodes:
- the LOC120703614 gene encoding BTB/POZ domain-containing protein POB1-like isoform X6 gives rise to the protein MDPDFSRASGGPSFEFAFNSVNFSDRVLQIEIVAGDDAPGAKGAAGEGCSSLADWARQRKRRREELRRGKESGANCKVEAEECDTYEEGNEEPVAMIEESPPDIKQDGEDGESSDSSWSMECTQILKVKSIYISSAILAAKSPFFYKLFSNGMKESDQRHATLRITASGIQLV
- the LOC120703614 gene encoding BTB/POZ domain-containing protein POB1-like isoform X9 encodes the protein MDPDFSRASGGPSFEFAFNSVNFSDRVLQIEIVAGDDAPGAKGAAGEGCSSLADWARQRKRRREELRRGKESGANCKVEAEECDTYEEGNEEPVAMIEESPPDIKQDGEDGESSDSSWSMECTQILKLFSNGMKESDQRHATLRITASGIQLV
- the LOC120703614 gene encoding BTB/POZ domain-containing protein POB1-like isoform X2, which translates into the protein MDPDFSRASGGPSFEFAFNSVNFSDRVLQIEIVAGDDAPGAKGAAGEGCSSLADWARQRKRRREELRRGKESGANCKVEAEECDTYEEGNEEPVAMIEESPPDIKQDGEDGESSDSSWSMECTQILKLFSNGMKESDQRHATLRITASGSAIHWTGEVVMDECQSFEARQLMRSRTPERMHSMSSCFFIVELFEQQKRGTTKKG
- the LOC120703614 gene encoding BTB/POZ domain-containing protein POB1-like isoform X1; the protein is MDPDFSRASGGPSFEFAFNSVNFSDRVLQIEIVAGDDAPGAKGAAGEGCSSLADWARQRKRRREELRRGKESGANCKVEAEECDTYEEGNEEPVAMIEESPPDIKQDGEDGESSDSSWSMECTQILKVKSIYISSAILAAKSPFFYKLFSNGMKESDQRHATLRITASGSAIHWTGEVVMDECQSFEARQLMRSRTPERMHSMSSCFFIVELFEQQKRGTTKKG
- the LOC120703614 gene encoding BTB/POZ domain-containing protein POB1-like isoform X7 yields the protein MDPDFSRASGGPSFEFAFNSVNFSDRVLQIEIVAGDDAPGAKGAAGEGCSSLADWARQRKRRREELRRGKESGANCKVEAEECDTYEEGNEEPVAMIEESPPDIKQDGEDGESSDSSWSMECTQILKLFSNGMKESDQRHATLRITASGFRVGERLSIWMDMH
- the LOC120703614 gene encoding BTB/POZ domain-containing protein POB1-like isoform X3; this encodes MDPDFSRASGGPSFEFAFNSVNFSDRVLQIEIVAGDDAPGAKGAAGEGCSSLADWARQRKRRREELRRGKESGANCKVEAEECDTYEEGNEEPVAMIEESPPDIKQDGEDGESSDSSWSMECTQILKVKSIYISSAILAAKSPFFYKLFSNGMKESDQRHATLRITASGFRVGERLSIWMDMH
- the LOC120703614 gene encoding BTB/POZ domain-containing protein POB1-like isoform X5, encoding MDPDFSRASGGPSFEFAFNSVNFSDRVLQIEIVAGDDAPGAKGAAGEGCSSLADWARQRKRRREELRRGKESGANCKVEAEECDTYEEGNEEPVAMIEESPPDIKQDGEDGESSDSSWSMECTQILKVKSIYISSAILAAKSPFFYKLFSNGMKESDQRHATLRITASGNVGAALA
- the LOC120703614 gene encoding BTB/POZ domain-containing protein POB1-like isoform X8 translates to MDPDFSRASGGPSFEFAFNSVNFSDRVLQIEIVAGDDAPGAKGAAGEGCSSLADWARQRKRRREELRRGKESGANCKVEAEECDTYEEGNEEPVAMIEESPPDIKQDGEDGESSDSSWSMECTQILKLFSNGMKESDQRHATLRITASGAQHIVERME
- the LOC120703614 gene encoding BTB/POZ domain-containing protein POB1-like isoform X4; this encodes MDPDFSRASGGPSFEFAFNSVNFSDRVLQIEIVAGDDAPGAKGAAGEGCSSLADWARQRKRRREELRRGKESGANCKVEAEECDTYEEGNEEPVAMIEESPPDIKQDGEDGESSDSSWSMECTQILKVKSIYISSAILAAKSPFFYKLFSNGMKESDQRHATLRITASGAQHIVERME